From Variovorax sp. J2L1-78, the proteins below share one genomic window:
- a CDS encoding RDD family protein gives MNPSSPAAARSGGPASAPAMQTPGLWRRMACWLYEGMLLFAVVFVAGWLFSTLGQMRDAMDSRRHLLQAFLFVVFGVYFVWFWAKGQTLAMKTWNIRIVDRAGAPITQGRALARYLLSWVWFLPPLAAIAPFKLSGPESALLIGGWVVVWALLARFHPRQQFWHDAWAGTQLITSRPMSRR, from the coding sequence ATGAATCCGAGTTCCCCTGCCGCCGCGCGCTCCGGCGGGCCGGCCAGCGCGCCGGCGATGCAGACGCCCGGGCTGTGGCGCCGCATGGCCTGCTGGCTCTACGAAGGCATGCTGCTGTTCGCGGTGGTCTTCGTGGCGGGTTGGCTGTTCAGCACGCTCGGCCAGATGCGCGACGCCATGGATTCGCGCCGGCACCTGCTCCAGGCCTTTCTCTTCGTGGTGTTCGGCGTGTATTTCGTCTGGTTCTGGGCCAAGGGCCAGACACTGGCGATGAAGACCTGGAACATCCGCATCGTCGACCGCGCCGGCGCCCCCATCACGCAGGGCCGGGCCCTGGCGCGCTACCTGCTGAGCTGGGTCTGGTTCCTGCCGCCGCTCGCAGCCATCGCGCCGTTCAAGTTGTCAGGGCCCGAGTCCGCCTTGCTCATCGGCGGCTGGGTGGTGGTGTGGGCGCTGCTGGCGCGTTTCCATCCCCGCCAGCAGTTCTGGCACGACGCCTGGGCTGGCACGCAGCTCATCACGTCGCGCCCGATGAGCCGCCGATGA
- a CDS encoding DUF3106 domain-containing protein: MTSDRASAAHCASLLRPSRTRSAAWLTGTVLWVAAAGWMGQVQAQAPSSAPAPAASSVKPLAKPLWRDLSAKQQQALQPLAAEWDALSEGHKRKWLTLSRNHAKLSPTERATLHSRMTEWTALSRQQRDQARFNFAEVKQVPADERKAKWEAYQALSPEEKRRLAESAAPRPPGAAGTIRPVPAQKLVPLPTEATKGQHSARIQLAPPAEAVAPAPMIATPSASVEAPAPTPVMSPPAPVVPPLP; this comes from the coding sequence ATGACGTCCGACCGTGCCTCCGCTGCCCATTGCGCCTCGCTGCTGCGACCGTCTCGCACGCGCAGCGCAGCGTGGCTGACGGGCACGGTGCTGTGGGTGGCCGCGGCCGGTTGGATGGGGCAGGTGCAGGCTCAGGCACCATCGAGCGCACCGGCGCCAGCGGCCTCCTCGGTCAAACCCCTGGCCAAGCCCCTCTGGCGCGACCTGAGTGCCAAGCAGCAGCAGGCGCTGCAACCGCTGGCCGCCGAGTGGGATGCGCTGAGCGAGGGCCACAAACGCAAATGGCTCACCCTGTCGCGCAACCACGCCAAGCTGTCGCCCACCGAAAGGGCGACGCTGCACAGCCGCATGACGGAATGGACGGCCCTGAGCCGGCAGCAGCGCGATCAGGCGCGCTTCAACTTCGCCGAAGTCAAGCAGGTGCCGGCGGACGAGCGCAAGGCAAAGTGGGAGGCGTACCAAGCCCTCTCGCCCGAGGAGAAGCGTCGCCTGGCCGAAAGCGCCGCGCCGCGCCCGCCCGGCGCGGCCGGCACGATCCGGCCGGTACCCGCCCAGAAGCTGGTGCCGCTTCCGACCGAGGCCACCAAGGGACAGCACAGTGCGCGCATCCAGCTGGCGCCGCCAGCCGAAGCCGTGGCGCCAGCGCCTATGATCGCGACACCTTCGGCCTCCGTCGAAGCGCCGGCCCCGACGCCCGTCATGTCGCCGCCGGCACCCGTGGTCCCGCCCCTGCCCTGA
- a CDS encoding DUF3619 family protein produces MNRSISTVNDAAEARFGHRVAARLSAGTDAMPHDISERLRVARAQAVARRKQTDRPAAVVVGAGGAAVLGSVWWNRFGAVLPLVALVVGLVSISVWQEDQRFKELAEVDSALLTDDLPPAAYTDPGFAQFLKAEGSPSR; encoded by the coding sequence ATGAACCGCTCGATTTCTACCGTCAACGACGCCGCGGAGGCGCGATTCGGCCACCGTGTGGCCGCACGCCTGTCCGCCGGGACCGATGCGATGCCGCATGACATCAGCGAGCGCCTGCGCGTGGCGCGCGCCCAGGCCGTGGCCCGCCGCAAACAGACCGACCGTCCAGCGGCCGTGGTGGTCGGTGCGGGTGGCGCTGCCGTGCTCGGGAGCGTCTGGTGGAACCGATTCGGTGCCGTTCTTCCGCTGGTGGCCCTGGTGGTCGGGCTCGTCAGCATCAGCGTCTGGCAGGAGGATCAACGCTTCAAGGAGCTGGCAGAGGTCGACTCCGCCCTTCTCACCGACGACCTGCCACCTGCCGCCTACACCGACCCGGGGTTCGCGCAATTCCTCAAGGCCGAAGGCAGCCCGAGCCGCTGA
- a CDS encoding RNA polymerase sigma factor, whose protein sequence is MATEKELSDFLKSVERRAFKRSVYHVRDEEAALDIVQDSMMKLAEHYGDKPANELPMLFQRILSNCTLDWFRRQKTRRALFSNMSDFESADDGDFDLLENFVSPTDSLETESAEDTTRRAQVFHEIEEQIAALPGRQREAFLMRYWEEMDVAETAAAMGCSEGSVKTHCSRAVHALSKALKAKGISL, encoded by the coding sequence TTGGCCACCGAAAAAGAACTGTCAGATTTCCTGAAAAGTGTGGAACGACGTGCCTTCAAGCGCTCGGTCTACCACGTGCGGGACGAGGAAGCGGCGCTCGACATCGTGCAGGACAGCATGATGAAGCTGGCCGAGCACTACGGCGACAAGCCGGCCAACGAGTTGCCGATGCTGTTCCAGCGCATCCTCTCGAACTGCACGCTCGACTGGTTCCGGCGGCAGAAGACGCGCCGCGCCCTGTTTTCCAACATGAGCGACTTCGAGTCCGCCGACGACGGTGATTTCGACCTCCTCGAGAACTTTGTCTCGCCCACCGACTCACTGGAAACGGAGAGCGCGGAGGACACCACGCGACGTGCCCAGGTCTTCCACGAAATCGAAGAACAGATCGCGGCTTTGCCGGGCCGTCAACGCGAGGCTTTCCTGATGCGTTACTGGGAGGAAATGGACGTCGCCGAGACCGCGGCCGCCATGGGCTGCTCGGAAGGCAGCGTCAAGACCCATTGCTCGCGCGCGGTCCATGCGCTGAGCAAAGCGCTCAAGGCCAAGGGAATTTCACTATGA
- a CDS encoding acetolactate synthase 3 catalytic subunit: MEISKAEIASAAAAAGGQSQELMGAEVLIKALQAEGVEYVWGYPGGAVLYIYDALYKQNTIQHVLVRHEQAAVHAADGFARATGEVGVALVTSGPGLTNAVTGIATAYMDSIPMVIISGQVPTAAIGLDAFQECDTVGITRPIVKHNFLVKDPKDLAMTMKKAFHIARTGRPGPVVVDVPKDVSFKKITYTGYPDKVEMRSYNPVRKGHGGQIRKALQLLLNAKRPYIYTGGGVLLGNATNELRALVDMLGYPVTNTLMGLGAYPASDRKFLGMLGMHGTIEANNAMQNCDVLLAVGARFDDRVIGNPKHFAQNERKIIHIDIDPSSISKRVKVDIPIVGDVKDVLTELISMVREASQKPDAGALADWWKTIETWRSKDCLAYDRGNTDVIKPQYVVETLWNMTKDADAYITSDVGQHQMWAAQYYRFDEPRRWINSGGLGTMGVGIPYAMGIKLAKPESEVFTITGEGSVQMCIQELSTCLQYNTPIKICALNNRYLGMVRQWQEIEYSGRYSHSYMDALPNFVKLAEAYGHVGMLIERPQDVEPALREARKLKDRTVFMDFRTDPTENVFPMVKAGAGITEMLLGSEDL, encoded by the coding sequence ATGGAAATCTCCAAGGCGGAGATCGCTTCCGCGGCTGCAGCTGCCGGCGGACAATCGCAAGAACTCATGGGCGCGGAGGTGCTGATCAAGGCACTCCAGGCCGAAGGCGTCGAGTACGTCTGGGGGTACCCCGGTGGCGCGGTGCTCTACATCTACGACGCGCTCTACAAGCAGAACACCATCCAGCATGTGCTGGTACGCCACGAACAGGCGGCCGTGCACGCAGCGGATGGCTTCGCGCGGGCCACTGGCGAAGTCGGCGTGGCACTGGTCACTTCCGGTCCCGGGCTGACCAATGCGGTCACCGGCATCGCGACGGCCTACATGGACTCGATCCCGATGGTGATCATCTCGGGCCAGGTCCCGACGGCGGCCATCGGACTGGATGCGTTCCAGGAATGCGACACGGTCGGCATCACGCGACCGATCGTCAAGCACAACTTCCTCGTCAAGGATCCCAAGGATCTGGCGATGACCATGAAGAAGGCCTTCCACATCGCGCGCACCGGTCGGCCCGGTCCGGTGGTGGTCGACGTGCCGAAGGACGTTTCGTTCAAGAAGATCACGTACACCGGCTATCCCGACAAGGTCGAGATGCGCTCGTACAACCCGGTGCGCAAGGGCCACGGCGGGCAGATCCGCAAGGCGTTGCAATTGCTGCTCAATGCCAAGCGGCCGTACATCTACACCGGCGGCGGCGTGCTGCTGGGCAACGCGACGAACGAACTGCGCGCGCTGGTCGACATGCTCGGCTACCCGGTCACCAACACGCTGATGGGCCTGGGCGCCTACCCGGCGAGCGACCGAAAGTTCCTCGGCATGCTGGGCATGCACGGCACCATCGAGGCCAACAACGCGATGCAGAACTGCGACGTGCTGCTGGCCGTGGGCGCGCGTTTCGACGACCGCGTGATCGGCAATCCGAAGCACTTCGCCCAGAACGAACGCAAGATCATCCATATCGACATCGACCCGTCGAGCATTTCCAAGCGGGTGAAGGTCGATATCCCGATCGTCGGCGACGTCAAGGACGTGCTGACCGAGCTGATCTCGATGGTCCGCGAGGCCTCGCAGAAGCCCGATGCCGGTGCGCTGGCCGACTGGTGGAAGACCATCGAAACCTGGCGCAGCAAGGACTGCCTGGCCTACGACCGCGGCAACACGGACGTGATCAAGCCGCAGTACGTGGTCGAGACGCTCTGGAATATGACCAAGGACGCCGATGCCTACATCACGTCGGACGTCGGCCAGCACCAGATGTGGGCCGCGCAGTACTACCGCTTCGACGAGCCGCGCCGCTGGATCAACTCGGGCGGCCTGGGCACCATGGGCGTGGGCATTCCGTATGCGATGGGCATCAAGCTGGCCAAGCCGGAGTCGGAGGTGTTCACCATCACCGGCGAGGGCTCGGTGCAGATGTGCATCCAGGAACTGTCGACCTGCCTGCAGTACAACACGCCGATTAAGATCTGCGCACTGAACAACCGCTACCTGGGCATGGTGCGCCAGTGGCAGGAGATCGAGTACTCCGGCCGCTACAGCCACAGCTACATGGACGCGCTGCCCAACTTCGTGAAGCTGGCCGAGGCCTACGGCCACGTCGGCATGCTGATCGAGCGGCCGCAGGACGTGGAGCCCGCGCTGCGCGAGGCGCGCAAGCTCAAGGACCGGACGGTGTTCATGGACTTTCGCACCGACCCGACCGAGAACGTGTTCCCGATGGTCAAGGCGGGGGCGGGCATCACCGAGATGCTGCTGGGTTCCGAAGACCTCTAG
- the ilvN gene encoding acetolactate synthase small subunit translates to MKHIIAVLLENEPGALSRVVGLFSARGYNIESLTVAPTEDPSLSRMTIVTAGSDDVIEQITKHLNRLIEVVKVVDLTEGSYTERELMMVKVRAVGKEREEMMRMAEIFRGRIIDVTDKSYTIELTGDHGKNDAFLEAIDRSAILETVRTGASGIGRGERILRV, encoded by the coding sequence ATGAAACACATCATCGCTGTCCTGCTGGAAAACGAGCCCGGCGCGCTGTCGCGCGTGGTGGGCCTGTTCTCGGCCCGTGGCTACAACATCGAATCGCTGACCGTGGCGCCGACCGAGGACCCGAGCCTCTCTCGCATGACCATCGTGACGGCCGGCTCCGACGACGTGATCGAGCAGATCACCAAGCACCTGAACCGCCTGATCGAAGTGGTCAAGGTCGTCGACCTGACCGAGGGTTCCTACACCGAGCGCGAGCTCATGATGGTGAAGGTGCGCGCGGTCGGCAAGGAACGCGAGGAGATGATGCGCATGGCGGAGATCTTCCGCGGCCGCATCATCGACGTGACCGACAAGAGCTACACCATCGAGCTCACCGGCGACCACGGCAAGAACGACGCTTTCCTCGAAGCCATCGATCGCAGCGCCATTCTCGAAACCGTCCGCACGGGTGCCAGCGGCATCGGTCGCGGCGAGCGCATCCTGCGCGTCTAG
- the ilvC gene encoding ketol-acid reductoisomerase produces MPAASVAASASCASSFSVHTHQRVNEGAIMKVYYDKDADLSLIKGKTVAIIGYGSQGHAHAQNLNDSGVKVVVGLRKGGASWPKVEKAGLKVAEVADAVKSADVVMILLPDEQIAAVYKNDVAPNIKEGASLVFAHGFNVHYGFVQPRADLDVWMVAPKAPGHTVRSTYTQGGGVPHLVAVHQDKTGKARDLALSYATANGGGKAGIIETNFREETETDLFGEQAVLCGGTVELIKAGFETLVEAGYAPEMAYFECLHELKLIVDLIYEGGIANMNYSISNNAEYGEYVTGPRIVTEETKKVMKQVLKDIQTGEYAKSFVLEAAAGQPALISRRRINAEHQIEVVGAQLRKMMPWIMKNKLVDQTKN; encoded by the coding sequence GTGCCAGCGGCATCGGTCGCGGCGAGCGCATCCTGCGCGTCTAGTTTTTCAGTTCACACCCACCAACGAGTCAACGAAGGAGCAATCATGAAGGTTTATTACGACAAGGACGCGGACCTGAGCCTGATCAAGGGCAAGACCGTCGCGATCATCGGCTACGGCTCGCAAGGCCATGCGCACGCCCAGAATCTGAACGACAGCGGCGTGAAGGTCGTGGTCGGCCTGCGCAAGGGCGGTGCGTCCTGGCCCAAGGTCGAGAAGGCCGGCCTGAAGGTCGCGGAAGTCGCAGACGCCGTGAAGTCGGCCGACGTGGTCATGATCCTGCTGCCCGACGAGCAGATCGCCGCCGTCTACAAGAACGACGTGGCACCGAACATCAAGGAAGGCGCTTCGCTCGTCTTCGCGCACGGCTTCAACGTGCACTACGGCTTCGTGCAGCCGCGCGCCGACCTCGACGTGTGGATGGTCGCTCCCAAGGCCCCGGGCCACACCGTGCGCAGCACCTACACGCAAGGCGGCGGCGTCCCCCACCTCGTGGCCGTGCACCAGGACAAGACCGGCAAGGCCCGCGACCTGGCCCTGAGCTACGCCACCGCCAACGGCGGCGGCAAGGCCGGCATCATCGAAACGAACTTCCGCGAAGAAACCGAGACCGACCTGTTCGGCGAACAGGCGGTGCTGTGCGGCGGCACGGTCGAGCTGATCAAGGCCGGCTTCGAAACGCTGGTGGAAGCCGGCTACGCGCCCGAGATGGCGTACTTCGAATGCCTGCACGAACTGAAGCTGATCGTCGACCTGATCTATGAAGGCGGCATCGCCAACATGAACTACTCGATCTCGAACAACGCCGAGTACGGCGAGTACGTCACCGGCCCGCGCATCGTGACCGAAGAGACCAAGAAGGTCATGAAGCAGGTGCTCAAGGACATCCAGACCGGCGAATACGCCAAGAGCTTCGTGCTGGAAGCCGCTGCAGGCCAGCCGGCGCTGATCAGCCGTCGTCGCATCAACGCCGAGCACCAGATCGAGGTGGTCGGTGCGCAGCTGCGCAAGATGATGCCCTGGATCATGAAGAACAAGCTGGTCGACCAGACCAAGAACTGA
- the pssA gene encoding CDP-diacylglycerol--serine O-phosphatidyltransferase → MHDDTLPDEIQPRKRRKGIYVLPNLFTLAALFGGFYSIVMAMNARFDLAALGVFAAMVLDSLDGRVARMTNTQSAFGEQMDSLSDMVSFGAAPALIAYEWSLKGLGRWGWIAAFVYCACAALRLARFNVNTGVVDKRWFQGLPSPAAAALVAGFIWLMTEWGKRGGEVLYLSWTQITWITFAFTLYSGLSMVTNAPFYSFKDIQMKKSVPFAAIVLIALGIAVINIHPPTVLFGVFVAYGLSGYVVYAWRKAKGQPVSVISISTDEPDERGLHN, encoded by the coding sequence ATGCACGACGACACCCTTCCCGACGAGATCCAGCCACGCAAGCGCCGCAAGGGCATCTACGTCCTGCCCAACCTTTTCACGCTGGCCGCGCTGTTCGGCGGCTTCTATTCGATCGTGATGGCGATGAATGCGCGCTTCGACCTCGCCGCGCTGGGCGTCTTCGCGGCCATGGTGCTCGACAGCCTGGACGGGCGCGTGGCACGCATGACCAACACGCAGAGCGCGTTCGGCGAGCAGATGGATTCGCTGTCGGACATGGTGTCCTTCGGGGCCGCGCCAGCGCTCATTGCGTACGAATGGTCGCTCAAGGGCCTGGGGCGGTGGGGCTGGATCGCCGCCTTCGTCTACTGCGCCTGCGCAGCGCTGCGCCTCGCGCGCTTCAACGTCAACACGGGCGTGGTCGACAAGCGCTGGTTCCAGGGCCTGCCGTCGCCCGCGGCGGCGGCGCTGGTGGCCGGTTTCATCTGGCTCATGACCGAATGGGGCAAGCGCGGCGGCGAGGTGCTGTACCTCTCGTGGACCCAGATCACCTGGATCACCTTCGCCTTCACCCTGTACTCGGGGCTGTCGATGGTGACCAACGCGCCGTTCTACAGCTTCAAGGACATCCAGATGAAGAAGAGCGTGCCGTTCGCGGCGATCGTGCTCATCGCACTGGGCATCGCGGTCATCAACATCCATCCGCCGACGGTGCTGTTCGGCGTGTTCGTGGCCTACGGGCTGAGCGGCTACGTGGTGTATGCCTGGCGCAAGGCCAAGGGGCAGCCGGTGAGCGTGATCAGTATTTCCACCGACGAGCCGGACGAGCGCGGCTTGCACAACTGA
- the leuA gene encoding 2-isopropylmalate synthase — protein sequence MLKQPQAKYRAFAPIGLKDRTWPDAVLTKAPIWLSTDLRDGNQALVEPMDIARKMRMFETLVAIGFKEIEVGFPSASQVEFDFVRKLIEEDRIPDDVTIQVLTQARDHLITRTFESLQGAPRAIVHLYNAVAPIMRRVVLGMDEDQIVELATTHARMFNECAAKQPETQWTFQYSPEMFSGTDLAFSKRVVDAVTEVWQPTPEHKCIVNLPSTVEHSTPNIFADMIEWMHRHLARRDAIVLSVHPHNDRGTGTAAGEFALMAGADRLEGCLFGNGERTGNLDLVNIALNLYTQGVSPELDFSNIDEIRVVVEQCNQIPVHPRHPYVGDLVYTSFSGSHQDAIKKAFAARKDDDLWDMPYLPIDPKDVGRSYEAVIRVNSQSGKGGMAYLLESEYGIEMPRRLQMEFMQAVQRVMDVAGKELTAADLYALFEREYGLKTVQALQHRVIEEEGEGAAASVVLRGDLPWGGEIRRIEGRGNGPIDAFIQALAESTGHAIRVIDYHQHAIGAGADAQAVAYLELRVDDRHTLFGVGIDPNIVSASLKAIVSGLARARARNAPSAQSDTVAA from the coding sequence ATGTTGAAGCAACCGCAAGCCAAGTACCGCGCATTCGCACCGATCGGCCTGAAGGATCGCACCTGGCCCGACGCCGTGCTGACGAAGGCACCGATCTGGCTGTCGACGGACCTGCGTGACGGCAACCAGGCGCTGGTCGAGCCGATGGACATCGCTCGCAAGATGCGCATGTTCGAGACGCTGGTGGCCATTGGCTTCAAGGAGATCGAGGTCGGTTTCCCGTCCGCATCGCAGGTCGAGTTCGACTTCGTGCGAAAGCTCATCGAGGAAGACCGCATCCCGGACGATGTGACGATCCAGGTGCTGACGCAGGCGCGCGACCACCTCATCACGCGCACCTTCGAGTCGCTTCAGGGCGCGCCGCGCGCCATCGTCCATCTCTACAACGCGGTCGCACCCATCATGCGCCGCGTGGTGCTCGGCATGGACGAAGACCAGATCGTCGAACTCGCCACCACGCATGCGCGCATGTTCAACGAATGCGCGGCGAAGCAGCCCGAGACGCAGTGGACCTTCCAGTATTCGCCCGAGATGTTCTCCGGCACCGACCTCGCCTTCTCCAAGCGCGTGGTTGATGCGGTCACCGAGGTCTGGCAGCCGACACCCGAGCACAAGTGCATCGTCAACCTGCCGTCGACCGTCGAGCATTCCACGCCGAACATCTTCGCCGACATGATCGAGTGGATGCATCGCCACCTGGCGCGGCGCGATGCGATCGTGCTGTCGGTCCACCCGCACAACGACCGCGGCACCGGCACGGCGGCCGGCGAGTTCGCCCTGATGGCCGGCGCCGACCGGCTCGAGGGCTGCCTCTTCGGCAACGGCGAGCGCACCGGCAACCTCGACCTGGTGAACATCGCGCTCAATCTCTACACGCAAGGCGTGTCGCCCGAACTCGACTTCTCCAACATCGACGAGATCCGCGTCGTCGTCGAACAGTGCAACCAGATCCCGGTGCATCCGCGGCACCCGTACGTGGGCGACCTCGTCTACACCTCGTTCTCGGGCTCGCACCAGGATGCCATCAAGAAGGCCTTCGCTGCGCGCAAGGACGATGACCTCTGGGACATGCCCTATCTGCCGATCGACCCGAAGGATGTGGGCCGCAGCTACGAAGCGGTGATCCGCGTGAACAGCCAGTCGGGCAAGGGCGGCATGGCCTACCTGCTCGAGAGCGAATACGGCATCGAGATGCCGCGCCGGCTGCAGATGGAATTCATGCAGGCGGTGCAGCGCGTGATGGACGTTGCCGGCAAGGAACTGACCGCGGCCGATCTCTACGCCCTGTTCGAACGCGAGTATGGCCTCAAGACCGTGCAGGCCCTGCAGCACCGCGTGATCGAGGAAGAGGGCGAAGGCGCCGCTGCGTCGGTGGTGTTGCGCGGCGACCTGCCCTGGGGCGGCGAGATTCGCCGCATCGAAGGGCGTGGAAACGGCCCCATCGACGCCTTCATCCAGGCGCTGGCGGAAAGCACCGGCCATGCGATCCGTGTGATCGACTACCACCAGCACGCCATCGGTGCCGGCGCCGATGCACAGGCCGTGGCCTATCTTGAATTGCGGGTCGACGACCGGCACACGCTGTTCGGCGTGGGCATCGACCCCAACATCGTGTCGGCCTCGCTCAAGGCGATCGTCTCGGGGCTGGCACGTGCCCGGGCGCGCAACGCACCCAGCGCACAATCCGACACGGTCGCGGCCTGA
- a CDS encoding 2-isopropylmalate synthase, with amino-acid sequence MTDKLIIFDTTLRDGEQSPGASMTKDEKLRIAKQLERLRVDVIEAGFPASSNGDFEAVKLIANTIKDSTICGLSRANDRDISRAAEALKGAARGRIHTFIATSPLHMEKKLRMSPDEVFEQAKLAVRFARNQVADVEFSPEDGYRSDMDFLCRVLEAVISEGATTINVPDTVGYAIPELYGNFIRTLRERIPNSDKAIWSVHCHNDLGMAVANSLAGVKIGGARQVECTINGLGERAGNCSLEEVVMAVKTRKDYFGLDLGIDTQHILAASRMVSQTTGFVVQPNKAVVGANAFAHASGIHQDGVLKARDTYEIMRAEDVGWANNKIVLGKLSGRNAFKQRLLELGVSMQSEADINTAFARFKELADRKSEIFDEDILALVSDEEGASVGDLFGFVSLSQHSETGERPQARVVFTVQGQEVTGESDGNGPVDASLKAIESHVRSGAEMVLYSVNAISGSTESQGEVTVRLQNAGRVVNGVGADPDIVVASAKAYLSALNKLQSQAERVAAQG; translated from the coding sequence ATGACCGACAAGCTGATCATTTTCGACACCACCCTGCGCGACGGCGAGCAATCGCCTGGCGCGTCCATGACCAAGGACGAGAAGCTGCGCATCGCCAAACAGCTGGAGCGGCTGCGGGTCGATGTGATAGAGGCCGGGTTCCCGGCGAGCTCGAACGGCGATTTCGAGGCGGTGAAGCTGATCGCGAATACCATCAAGGACTCGACCATCTGCGGCCTCTCGCGCGCCAACGACCGGGACATCTCGCGCGCCGCCGAGGCGCTCAAGGGGGCGGCCCGCGGGCGCATCCACACCTTCATCGCGACCTCGCCGCTGCACATGGAGAAGAAGCTGCGGATGTCGCCCGACGAGGTGTTCGAGCAGGCGAAGCTGGCGGTGCGCTTTGCGCGCAACCAGGTGGCCGACGTCGAGTTCAGCCCGGAAGACGGCTACCGCAGCGACATGGATTTCCTCTGCCGCGTGCTCGAGGCGGTCATCAGCGAAGGCGCGACGACCATTAACGTGCCCGACACCGTCGGCTATGCGATCCCCGAGCTCTACGGCAACTTCATCCGGACGCTGCGCGAGCGCATCCCGAACAGCGACAAGGCGATCTGGTCGGTGCATTGCCACAACGACCTGGGCATGGCGGTGGCGAATTCACTGGCCGGTGTGAAGATCGGCGGCGCGCGCCAGGTCGAGTGCACCATCAACGGCCTGGGCGAGCGCGCGGGCAACTGCTCGCTCGAAGAGGTCGTGATGGCCGTGAAGACCCGCAAGGATTACTTCGGGCTCGACCTGGGCATCGACACGCAGCACATCCTGGCCGCGAGCCGGATGGTGAGCCAGACCACCGGCTTCGTGGTGCAGCCGAACAAGGCGGTGGTGGGGGCCAACGCCTTCGCCCATGCCTCCGGCATCCACCAGGACGGCGTGCTCAAGGCGCGCGACACCTACGAGATCATGCGGGCCGAGGACGTGGGCTGGGCCAACAACAAGATCGTGCTGGGCAAGCTGAGCGGCCGCAATGCCTTCAAGCAGCGGCTGCTGGAGCTGGGGGTGAGCATGCAGAGCGAAGCGGACATCAACACCGCCTTCGCCCGCTTCAAGGAGCTCGCCGACAGAAAGAGCGAGATTTTCGACGAGGACATCCTGGCGCTTGTCAGCGACGAGGAGGGCGCAAGCGTTGGTGACTTGTTTGGATTTGTATCCTTGTCGCAGCACAGCGAAACCGGCGAGCGGCCTCAGGCGCGTGTCGTGTTCACCGTGCAGGGCCAGGAGGTCACGGGCGAATCGGACGGCAACGGCCCGGTGGACGCGTCGCTGAAGGCGATCGAGTCTCACGTGCGAAGTGGCGCCGAAATGGTGCTCTATTCGGTCAATGCCATCAGCGGATCGACCGAAAGTCAGGGCGAAGTCACGGTACGCTTGCAGAACGCCGGCCGCGTCGTGAACGGCGTCGGGGCCGACCCCGACATCGTGGTGGCGTCTGCCAAGGCTTATTTGAGTGCGCTCAACAAGTTACAGAGCCAAGCTGAGAGAGTGGCCGCACAAGGCTAG